One part of the Drosophila teissieri strain GT53w chromosome 3R, Prin_Dtei_1.1, whole genome shotgun sequence genome encodes these proteins:
- the LOC122622041 gene encoding E3 ubiquitin-protein ligase TRIM33 isoform X6, producing MDMDLEQLKNDFLPLIAGIKQEQLDAVPTDVLPQMSTPSTVSGAPTTSSLSSSSLSLSNPCDSAEKRSESNSSASAKFTLFKCVYCAQLLGSNDRPKLLECLHVACAQCVSTKFSELDRSLPPLIHCPVCDNASQQEFIVDNQFLIEQCTAGDSGDGVGLLGLTAEGQKSSAAASIQCSSCSDGAVATSWCVDCSEYICDSCVQAHQRLKITKDHTIKPKDEANNEQLAGAAGVDKLHMCQLHPQEKLSLFCETCDKLTCRDCQLSDHRDHKYKFAHEIATESRQALSTLVSEINYKRFLLSSATKVIDDRQQLIHDKKKDLIKEITAMAVKITNTVNTRGKQLIMRLNEVCDSKLKVLVEKKETLQLLSDNTDHCIDFMQNALEKGSDFAILSSKKSLVRHLQKLKCQRADIPNPEIPVRIQVQLNQVSDLQKVISQLGIIIVDGKPYPPTPSPNGTPQPQHPPRQPPSPNMAPPLRPGLPPGMPAGLSPNGPPVNFGPQNGPPLYSNAAQQQFNNLSMSRSFPGDGSVRFGGMPPVGMQRHGQPHVSSSTHPQNMDISLRGLLNNQAAQSPNAHMAFNGPPSYPGGPQGAPAPAHQPMGPQMRPHFMPGQQGFSQGGGPGGGPRDANFMNSNARFQSQYQRMANHAQQAAAAAAMAGAAGGGGGQIPSPGALQRPQMMSNPMQNSLGFHGSQAGFNTGPPQTSPQLGGGGMHSLAKWHIPQSAQQSNMCSQQGPLLPFANGRQTSENFKISLKSPNTLKNSTPPSLGGGGAGHPSHGNGSSSAQLNAAALGLGPAVSILSNVTSTNPKTPSPSTHENTKDFTEPIDKVRDDSINDLIATIAKLDSNGVQVLPEGRTKTTSPQVHSSTDLSNTQEVNNKNEQKDDPNEDWCAVCLDGGELMCCDKCPKVFHQNCHIPAISSLPDESESWQCLLCVNLKELTKTEGSEKNSSGELSALELRILQRICLELYCQYEQSLNFREPESPANTSYYEIVSSPMSLDVIRTRLDPSSPNHYKDIAGFVSDVRLIFSNTYLFYQEDTKTYSNAKYLENFFEEQLAKWLPQFEGSKPLSKRNTSNSPALLGVNATGSPSPIENGRKSCGSASLGDSDGGCLPAKRARRSAHE from the exons tcAGAGTCAAACTCTTCCGCATCAGCCAAGTTCACCCTATTCAAGTGCGTTTACTGCGCTCAACTCCTCGGATCCAATGATCGACCCAAATTGCTAGAATGCCTCCACGTGGCCTGTGCCCAATGCGTGAGCACCAAGTTCTCAGAGCTGGACCGCTCGCTGCCACCATTGATCCATTGTCCGGTATGCGATAATGCGTCGCAGCAGGAGTTTATCGTGGACAACCAGTTCCTCATTGAGCAGTGCACCGCCGGAGATAGTGGTGATGGGGTCGGTCTTCTGGGCTTGACAGCCGAAGGTCAGAAGAGCTCTGCTGCGGCGAGCATCCAATGCAGCAGCTGTTCCGATGGTGCAGTGGCCACGTCGTGGTGCGTTGACTGCTCGGAGTACATTTGCGACAGTTGTGTGCAGGCTCACCAGCGCCTGAAGATCACCAAGGACCACACGATTAAGCCCAAAGACGAGGCCAACAACGAGCAGCTGGCCGGAGCTGCCGGGGTGGACAAGCTGCACATGTGCCAGTTGCACCCGCAGGAGAAGCTTTCGTTGTTTTGCGAGACGTGCGACAAGCTTACTTGTCGTGATTGCCAGTTGAGCGACCATCGGGATCACAAATACAAGTTTGCCCACGAGATTGCCACGGAATCAAGACAGGCGCTGTCCACCCTTGTTTCCGAAATCAACTacaaacgcttccttctctcCTCGGCTACCAAGGTGATCGATGACCGCCAACAGCTGATCCACGACAAGAAGAAGGACCTCATCAAGGAGATCACAGCCATGGCGGTGAAGATCACCAATACCGTCAATACCCGAGGCAAGCAGCTAATCATGAGATTAAACGAGGTGTGCGACAGTAAACTCAAGGTGCTGGTGGAAAAGAAGGAGACGCTGCAGTTGCTGTCCGACAACACGGACCACTGCATCGATTTCATGCAAAACGCTTTGGAGAAGGGCAGTGATTTCGCTATCCTATCGAGCAAAAAGTCTCTGGTGCGTCACCTGCAGAAGCTCAAGTGCCAAAGGGCGGATATCCCCAACCCGGAAATCCCAGTGCGCATTCAGGTTCAACTTAACCAGGTCTCCGATCTGCAGAAGGTAATCTCGCAGCTGGGCATAATCATCGTGGATGGCAAACCATATCCGCCCACGCCCTCGCCCAACGGAACCCCTCAGCCGCAGCACCCACCTCGCCAGCCTCCCAGCCCGAACATGGCGCCACCCCTGCGTCCTGGTCTTCCACCCGGAATGCCCGCTGGCCTCTCGCCGAACGGACCGCCCGTCAACTTTGGACCGCAGAACGGACCGCCGCTCTACAGCAATGCTGCCCAGCAGCAGTTCAACAATCTGTCCATGAGTCGCTCCTTTCCGGGTGACGGGTCAG TTCGCTTCGGGGGAATGCCGCCAGTGGGCATGCAGCGACACGGACAACCGCACGTGAGCTCCTCCACGCATCCGCAGAATATGG ACATCAGCCTGCGGGGCCTGCTGAACAACCAGGCGGCACAGAGCCCGAATGCCCACATGGCATTCAATGGACCGCCCAGCTATCCGGGTGGGCCGCAAGGAGCGCCGGCTCCGGCCCACCAACCGATGGGTCCGCAGATGCGTCCGCATTTTATGCCCGGCCAGCAGGGTTTCTCGCAGGGCGGTGGTCCAGGAGGCGGACCGCGGGACGCCAACTTTATGAACAGCAACGCGCGCTTCCAGTCGCAGTATCAACGTATGGCCAACCACGCTCAGCAGGCGGCGGCTGCAGCGGCCATGGCCGGAGCGGCGGGGGGCGGAGGCGGCCAAATCCCTTCGCCGGGTGCACTGCAGCGACCCCAGATGATGTCCAATCCCATGCAGAAT TCGTTGGGGTTTCATGGGAGCCAGGCTGGCTTTAATACCGGCCCACCGCAGACCTCCCCGCAGTTAGGCGGCGGAGGCATGCACAGCCTGGCCAAGTGGCACATCCCGCAATCCGCGCAACAGTCGAACA TGTGTTCGCAACAAGGTccccttttgccttttgcgaATGGTCGCCAGACATcggaaaattttaaaatctcACTCAAATCCCCAAACACGCTCAAAAATAGCACCCCGCCCAGCCTGGGGGGCGGTGGTGCGGGTCACCCGAGCCACGGAAACGGCTCCTCCAGCGCCCAACTGAACGCAGCTGCTCTGGGATTGGGGCCAGCCGTTTCGATACTCTCTAACGTCACCTCGACGAATCCAAAGACGCCCAGTCCCAGCACCCATGAG AACACCAAGGACTTCACCGAACCCATTGACAAGGTGCGGGATGACTCAATCAACGATCTGATTGCAACCATAGCCAAGCTAGACTCAAATGGGGTGCAGGTGTTGCCGGAGGGTCGCACAAAGACCACCTCGCCACAGGTGCACAGCTCTACGGATCTGTCCAACACACAGGAAG ttaataataaaaacgaacaaaaagaTGATCCCAACGAGGACTGGTGCGCCGTATGTCTGGATGGAGGAGAGCTGATGTGCTGCGACAAGTGTCCCAAGGTTTTTCACCAGAACTGCCACATCCCCGCGATCAGCTCGCTGCCGGACGAAAGCGAGAGCTGGCAGTGCCTGCTGTGCGTTAACCTTAAGGAGCTGACCAAGACGGAGGGAAGTGAAAAGAACTCCTCCGGCGAGCTGAGCGCCCTGGAGCTCCGCATCCTGCAGCGCATCTGTCTAGAATTGTACTGCCAGTACGAGCAGAGCCTCAATTTCCGGGAGCCGGAGTCGCCAGCCAATACATCCTATTACGAGATTGTTTCCAG TCCCATGTCGTTAGATGTTATTCGCACCCGCCTGGATCCATCCAGTCCCAACCACTACAAGGACATCGCAGGCTTCGTGTCCGACGTGCGTTTAATATTTTCCAACACGTACCTCTTCTATCAG GAGGACACGAAAACTTACTCCAATGCCAAGTATTTGGAAAACTTCTTCGAGGAGCAGCTAGCTAAGTGGTTGCCGCAATTTGAGGGCAGCAAGCCACTAAGTAAGCGCAATACCTCAAACTCTCCGGCGCTGTTAGGTGTGAATGCAACTGGTTCGCCGTCGCCAATCGAAAACGGAAGAAAGAGCTGCGGCTCGGCATCATTGGGTGACAGCGATGGTGGCTGCTTGCCGGCTAAGAGGGCGAGACGGTCGGCGCACGAATAG
- the LOC122622041 gene encoding transcription intermediary factor 1-alpha isoform X7: MDMDLEQLKNDFLPLIAGIKQEQLDAVPTDVLPQMSTPSTVSGAPTTSSLSSSSLSLSNPCDSAEKRSESNSSASAKFTLFKCVYCAQLLGSNDRPKLLECLHVACAQCVSTKFSELDRSLPPLIHCPVCDNASQQEFIVDNQFLIEQCTAGDSGDGVGLLGLTAEGQKSSAAASIQCSSCSDGAVATSWCVDCSEYICDSCVQAHQRLKITKDHTIKPKDEANNEQLAGAAGVDKLHMCQLHPQEKLSLFCETCDKLTCRDCQLSDHRDHKYKFAHEIATESRQALSTLVSEINYKRFLLSSATKVIDDRQQLIHDKKKDLIKEITAMAVKITNTVNTRGKQLIMRLNEVCDSKLKVLVEKKETLQLLSDNTDHCIDFMQNALEKGSDFAILSSKKSLVRHLQKLKCQRADIPNPEIPVRIQVQLNQVSDLQKVISQLGIIIVDGKPYPPTPSPNGTPQPQHPPRQPPSPNMAPPLRPGLPPGMPAGLSPNGPPVNFGPQNGPPLYSNAAQQQFNNLSMSRSFPGDGSVRFGGMPPVGMQRHGQPHVSSSTHPQNMDISLRGLLNNQAAQSPNAHMAFNGPPSYPGGPQGAPAPAHQPMGPQMRPHFMPGQQGFSQGGGPGGGPRDANFMNSNARFQSQYQRMANHAQQAAAAAAMAGAAGGGGGQIPSPGALQRPQMMSNPMQNVSAMQNSLGFHGSQAGFNTGPPQTSPQLGGGGMHSLAKWHIPQSAQQSNMCSQQGPLLPFANGRQTSENFKISLKSPNTLKNSTPPSLGGGGAGHPSHGNGSSSAQLNAAALGLGPAVSILSNVTSTNPKTPSPSTHENTKDFTEPIDKVRDDSINDLIATIAKLDSNGVQVLPEGRTKTTSPQVHSSTDLSNTQEDDPNEDWCAVCLDGGELMCCDKCPKVFHQNCHIPAISSLPDESESWQCLLCVNLKELTKTEGSEKNSSGELSALELRILQRICLELYCQYEQSLNFREPESPANTSYYEIVSSPMSLDVIRTRLDPSSPNHYKDIAGFVSDVRLIFSNTYLFYQDTKTYSNAKYLENFFEEQLAKWLPQFEGSKPLSKRNTSNSPALLGVNATGSPSPIENGRKSCGSASLGDSDGGCLPAKRARRSAHE, from the exons tcAGAGTCAAACTCTTCCGCATCAGCCAAGTTCACCCTATTCAAGTGCGTTTACTGCGCTCAACTCCTCGGATCCAATGATCGACCCAAATTGCTAGAATGCCTCCACGTGGCCTGTGCCCAATGCGTGAGCACCAAGTTCTCAGAGCTGGACCGCTCGCTGCCACCATTGATCCATTGTCCGGTATGCGATAATGCGTCGCAGCAGGAGTTTATCGTGGACAACCAGTTCCTCATTGAGCAGTGCACCGCCGGAGATAGTGGTGATGGGGTCGGTCTTCTGGGCTTGACAGCCGAAGGTCAGAAGAGCTCTGCTGCGGCGAGCATCCAATGCAGCAGCTGTTCCGATGGTGCAGTGGCCACGTCGTGGTGCGTTGACTGCTCGGAGTACATTTGCGACAGTTGTGTGCAGGCTCACCAGCGCCTGAAGATCACCAAGGACCACACGATTAAGCCCAAAGACGAGGCCAACAACGAGCAGCTGGCCGGAGCTGCCGGGGTGGACAAGCTGCACATGTGCCAGTTGCACCCGCAGGAGAAGCTTTCGTTGTTTTGCGAGACGTGCGACAAGCTTACTTGTCGTGATTGCCAGTTGAGCGACCATCGGGATCACAAATACAAGTTTGCCCACGAGATTGCCACGGAATCAAGACAGGCGCTGTCCACCCTTGTTTCCGAAATCAACTacaaacgcttccttctctcCTCGGCTACCAAGGTGATCGATGACCGCCAACAGCTGATCCACGACAAGAAGAAGGACCTCATCAAGGAGATCACAGCCATGGCGGTGAAGATCACCAATACCGTCAATACCCGAGGCAAGCAGCTAATCATGAGATTAAACGAGGTGTGCGACAGTAAACTCAAGGTGCTGGTGGAAAAGAAGGAGACGCTGCAGTTGCTGTCCGACAACACGGACCACTGCATCGATTTCATGCAAAACGCTTTGGAGAAGGGCAGTGATTTCGCTATCCTATCGAGCAAAAAGTCTCTGGTGCGTCACCTGCAGAAGCTCAAGTGCCAAAGGGCGGATATCCCCAACCCGGAAATCCCAGTGCGCATTCAGGTTCAACTTAACCAGGTCTCCGATCTGCAGAAGGTAATCTCGCAGCTGGGCATAATCATCGTGGATGGCAAACCATATCCGCCCACGCCCTCGCCCAACGGAACCCCTCAGCCGCAGCACCCACCTCGCCAGCCTCCCAGCCCGAACATGGCGCCACCCCTGCGTCCTGGTCTTCCACCCGGAATGCCCGCTGGCCTCTCGCCGAACGGACCGCCCGTCAACTTTGGACCGCAGAACGGACCGCCGCTCTACAGCAATGCTGCCCAGCAGCAGTTCAACAATCTGTCCATGAGTCGCTCCTTTCCGGGTGACGGGTCAG TTCGCTTCGGGGGAATGCCGCCAGTGGGCATGCAGCGACACGGACAACCGCACGTGAGCTCCTCCACGCATCCGCAGAATATGG ACATCAGCCTGCGGGGCCTGCTGAACAACCAGGCGGCACAGAGCCCGAATGCCCACATGGCATTCAATGGACCGCCCAGCTATCCGGGTGGGCCGCAAGGAGCGCCGGCTCCGGCCCACCAACCGATGGGTCCGCAGATGCGTCCGCATTTTATGCCCGGCCAGCAGGGTTTCTCGCAGGGCGGTGGTCCAGGAGGCGGACCGCGGGACGCCAACTTTATGAACAGCAACGCGCGCTTCCAGTCGCAGTATCAACGTATGGCCAACCACGCTCAGCAGGCGGCGGCTGCAGCGGCCATGGCCGGAGCGGCGGGGGGCGGAGGCGGCCAAATCCCTTCGCCGGGTGCACTGCAGCGACCCCAGATGATGTCCAATCCCATGCAGAATGTGAGTGCCATGCAGAAT TCGTTGGGGTTTCATGGGAGCCAGGCTGGCTTTAATACCGGCCCACCGCAGACCTCCCCGCAGTTAGGCGGCGGAGGCATGCACAGCCTGGCCAAGTGGCACATCCCGCAATCCGCGCAACAGTCGAACA TGTGTTCGCAACAAGGTccccttttgccttttgcgaATGGTCGCCAGACATcggaaaattttaaaatctcACTCAAATCCCCAAACACGCTCAAAAATAGCACCCCGCCCAGCCTGGGGGGCGGTGGTGCGGGTCACCCGAGCCACGGAAACGGCTCCTCCAGCGCCCAACTGAACGCAGCTGCTCTGGGATTGGGGCCAGCCGTTTCGATACTCTCTAACGTCACCTCGACGAATCCAAAGACGCCCAGTCCCAGCACCCATGAG AACACCAAGGACTTCACCGAACCCATTGACAAGGTGCGGGATGACTCAATCAACGATCTGATTGCAACCATAGCCAAGCTAGACTCAAATGGGGTGCAGGTGTTGCCGGAGGGTCGCACAAAGACCACCTCGCCACAGGTGCACAGCTCTACGGATCTGTCCAACACACAGGAAG aTGATCCCAACGAGGACTGGTGCGCCGTATGTCTGGATGGAGGAGAGCTGATGTGCTGCGACAAGTGTCCCAAGGTTTTTCACCAGAACTGCCACATCCCCGCGATCAGCTCGCTGCCGGACGAAAGCGAGAGCTGGCAGTGCCTGCTGTGCGTTAACCTTAAGGAGCTGACCAAGACGGAGGGAAGTGAAAAGAACTCCTCCGGCGAGCTGAGCGCCCTGGAGCTCCGCATCCTGCAGCGCATCTGTCTAGAATTGTACTGCCAGTACGAGCAGAGCCTCAATTTCCGGGAGCCGGAGTCGCCAGCCAATACATCCTATTACGAGATTGTTTCCAG TCCCATGTCGTTAGATGTTATTCGCACCCGCCTGGATCCATCCAGTCCCAACCACTACAAGGACATCGCAGGCTTCGTGTCCGACGTGCGTTTAATATTTTCCAACACGTACCTCTTCTATCAG GACACGAAAACTTACTCCAATGCCAAGTATTTGGAAAACTTCTTCGAGGAGCAGCTAGCTAAGTGGTTGCCGCAATTTGAGGGCAGCAAGCCACTAAGTAAGCGCAATACCTCAAACTCTCCGGCGCTGTTAGGTGTGAATGCAACTGGTTCGCCGTCGCCAATCGAAAACGGAAGAAAGAGCTGCGGCTCGGCATCATTGGGTGACAGCGATGGTGGCTGCTTGCCGGCTAAGAGGGCGAGACGGTCGGCGCACGAATAG
- the LOC122622041 gene encoding transcription intermediary factor 1-alpha isoform X8 — protein sequence MDMDLEQLKNDFLPLIAGIKQEQLDAVPTDVLPQMSTPSTVSGAPTTSSLSSSSLSLSNPCDSAEKRSESNSSASAKFTLFKCVYCAQLLGSNDRPKLLECLHVACAQCVSTKFSELDRSLPPLIHCPVCDNASQQEFIVDNQFLIEQCTAGDSGDGVGLLGLTAEGQKSSAAASIQCSSCSDGAVATSWCVDCSEYICDSCVQAHQRLKITKDHTIKPKDEANNEQLAGAAGVDKLHMCQLHPQEKLSLFCETCDKLTCRDCQLSDHRDHKYKFAHEIATESRQALSTLVSEINYKRFLLSSATKVIDDRQQLIHDKKKDLIKEITAMAVKITNTVNTRGKQLIMRLNEVCDSKLKVLVEKKETLQLLSDNTDHCIDFMQNALEKGSDFAILSSKKSLVRHLQKLKCQRADIPNPEIPVRIQVQLNQVSDLQKVISQLGIIIVDGKPYPPTPSPNGTPQPQHPPRQPPSPNMAPPLRPGLPPGMPAGLSPNGPPVNFGPQNGPPLYSNAAQQQFNNLSMSRSFPGDGSGKVRFGGMPPVGMQRHGQPHVSSSTHPQNMDISLRGLLNNQAAQSPNAHMAFNGPPSYPGGPQGAPAPAHQPMGPQMRPHFMPGQQGFSQGGGPGGGPRDANFMNSNARFQSQYQRMANHAQQAAAAAAMAGAAGGGGGQIPSPGALQRPQMMSNPMQNSLGFHGSQAGFNTGPPQTSPQLGGGGMHSLAKWHIPQSAQQSNMCSQQGPLLPFANGRQTSENFKISLKSPNTLKNSTPPSLGGGGAGHPSHGNGSSSAQLNAAALGLGPAVSILSNVTSTNPKTPSPSTHENTKDFTEPIDKVRDDSINDLIATIAKLDSNGVQVLPEGRTKTTSPQVHSSTDLSNTQEDDPNEDWCAVCLDGGELMCCDKCPKVFHQNCHIPAISSLPDESESWQCLLCVNLKELTKTEGSEKNSSGELSALELRILQRICLELYCQYEQSLNFREPESPANTSYYEIVSSPMSLDVIRTRLDPSSPNHYKDIAGFVSDVRLIFSNTYLFYQEDTKTYSNAKYLENFFEEQLAKWLPQFEGSKPLSKRNTSNSPALLGVNATGSPSPIENGRKSCGSASLGDSDGGCLPAKRARRSAHE from the exons tcAGAGTCAAACTCTTCCGCATCAGCCAAGTTCACCCTATTCAAGTGCGTTTACTGCGCTCAACTCCTCGGATCCAATGATCGACCCAAATTGCTAGAATGCCTCCACGTGGCCTGTGCCCAATGCGTGAGCACCAAGTTCTCAGAGCTGGACCGCTCGCTGCCACCATTGATCCATTGTCCGGTATGCGATAATGCGTCGCAGCAGGAGTTTATCGTGGACAACCAGTTCCTCATTGAGCAGTGCACCGCCGGAGATAGTGGTGATGGGGTCGGTCTTCTGGGCTTGACAGCCGAAGGTCAGAAGAGCTCTGCTGCGGCGAGCATCCAATGCAGCAGCTGTTCCGATGGTGCAGTGGCCACGTCGTGGTGCGTTGACTGCTCGGAGTACATTTGCGACAGTTGTGTGCAGGCTCACCAGCGCCTGAAGATCACCAAGGACCACACGATTAAGCCCAAAGACGAGGCCAACAACGAGCAGCTGGCCGGAGCTGCCGGGGTGGACAAGCTGCACATGTGCCAGTTGCACCCGCAGGAGAAGCTTTCGTTGTTTTGCGAGACGTGCGACAAGCTTACTTGTCGTGATTGCCAGTTGAGCGACCATCGGGATCACAAATACAAGTTTGCCCACGAGATTGCCACGGAATCAAGACAGGCGCTGTCCACCCTTGTTTCCGAAATCAACTacaaacgcttccttctctcCTCGGCTACCAAGGTGATCGATGACCGCCAACAGCTGATCCACGACAAGAAGAAGGACCTCATCAAGGAGATCACAGCCATGGCGGTGAAGATCACCAATACCGTCAATACCCGAGGCAAGCAGCTAATCATGAGATTAAACGAGGTGTGCGACAGTAAACTCAAGGTGCTGGTGGAAAAGAAGGAGACGCTGCAGTTGCTGTCCGACAACACGGACCACTGCATCGATTTCATGCAAAACGCTTTGGAGAAGGGCAGTGATTTCGCTATCCTATCGAGCAAAAAGTCTCTGGTGCGTCACCTGCAGAAGCTCAAGTGCCAAAGGGCGGATATCCCCAACCCGGAAATCCCAGTGCGCATTCAGGTTCAACTTAACCAGGTCTCCGATCTGCAGAAGGTAATCTCGCAGCTGGGCATAATCATCGTGGATGGCAAACCATATCCGCCCACGCCCTCGCCCAACGGAACCCCTCAGCCGCAGCACCCACCTCGCCAGCCTCCCAGCCCGAACATGGCGCCACCCCTGCGTCCTGGTCTTCCACCCGGAATGCCCGCTGGCCTCTCGCCGAACGGACCGCCCGTCAACTTTGGACCGCAGAACGGACCGCCGCTCTACAGCAATGCTGCCCAGCAGCAGTTCAACAATCTGTCCATGAGTCGCTCCTTTCCGGGTGACGGGTCAGGTAAGG TTCGCTTCGGGGGAATGCCGCCAGTGGGCATGCAGCGACACGGACAACCGCACGTGAGCTCCTCCACGCATCCGCAGAATATGG ACATCAGCCTGCGGGGCCTGCTGAACAACCAGGCGGCACAGAGCCCGAATGCCCACATGGCATTCAATGGACCGCCCAGCTATCCGGGTGGGCCGCAAGGAGCGCCGGCTCCGGCCCACCAACCGATGGGTCCGCAGATGCGTCCGCATTTTATGCCCGGCCAGCAGGGTTTCTCGCAGGGCGGTGGTCCAGGAGGCGGACCGCGGGACGCCAACTTTATGAACAGCAACGCGCGCTTCCAGTCGCAGTATCAACGTATGGCCAACCACGCTCAGCAGGCGGCGGCTGCAGCGGCCATGGCCGGAGCGGCGGGGGGCGGAGGCGGCCAAATCCCTTCGCCGGGTGCACTGCAGCGACCCCAGATGATGTCCAATCCCATGCAGAAT TCGTTGGGGTTTCATGGGAGCCAGGCTGGCTTTAATACCGGCCCACCGCAGACCTCCCCGCAGTTAGGCGGCGGAGGCATGCACAGCCTGGCCAAGTGGCACATCCCGCAATCCGCGCAACAGTCGAACA TGTGTTCGCAACAAGGTccccttttgccttttgcgaATGGTCGCCAGACATcggaaaattttaaaatctcACTCAAATCCCCAAACACGCTCAAAAATAGCACCCCGCCCAGCCTGGGGGGCGGTGGTGCGGGTCACCCGAGCCACGGAAACGGCTCCTCCAGCGCCCAACTGAACGCAGCTGCTCTGGGATTGGGGCCAGCCGTTTCGATACTCTCTAACGTCACCTCGACGAATCCAAAGACGCCCAGTCCCAGCACCCATGAG AACACCAAGGACTTCACCGAACCCATTGACAAGGTGCGGGATGACTCAATCAACGATCTGATTGCAACCATAGCCAAGCTAGACTCAAATGGGGTGCAGGTGTTGCCGGAGGGTCGCACAAAGACCACCTCGCCACAGGTGCACAGCTCTACGGATCTGTCCAACACACAGGAAG aTGATCCCAACGAGGACTGGTGCGCCGTATGTCTGGATGGAGGAGAGCTGATGTGCTGCGACAAGTGTCCCAAGGTTTTTCACCAGAACTGCCACATCCCCGCGATCAGCTCGCTGCCGGACGAAAGCGAGAGCTGGCAGTGCCTGCTGTGCGTTAACCTTAAGGAGCTGACCAAGACGGAGGGAAGTGAAAAGAACTCCTCCGGCGAGCTGAGCGCCCTGGAGCTCCGCATCCTGCAGCGCATCTGTCTAGAATTGTACTGCCAGTACGAGCAGAGCCTCAATTTCCGGGAGCCGGAGTCGCCAGCCAATACATCCTATTACGAGATTGTTTCCAG TCCCATGTCGTTAGATGTTATTCGCACCCGCCTGGATCCATCCAGTCCCAACCACTACAAGGACATCGCAGGCTTCGTGTCCGACGTGCGTTTAATATTTTCCAACACGTACCTCTTCTATCAG GAGGACACGAAAACTTACTCCAATGCCAAGTATTTGGAAAACTTCTTCGAGGAGCAGCTAGCTAAGTGGTTGCCGCAATTTGAGGGCAGCAAGCCACTAAGTAAGCGCAATACCTCAAACTCTCCGGCGCTGTTAGGTGTGAATGCAACTGGTTCGCCGTCGCCAATCGAAAACGGAAGAAAGAGCTGCGGCTCGGCATCATTGGGTGACAGCGATGGTGGCTGCTTGCCGGCTAAGAGGGCGAGACGGTCGGCGCACGAATAG